A genomic segment from Rubrobacter tropicus encodes:
- a CDS encoding 3' terminal RNA ribose 2'-O-methyltransferase Hen1 → MILTITNELAPATDLGYLLHKNPGRAQVFDLPFGRAHVFYPESSPERCTAALLLEVDPVGLVRGRGSTLGQYVNDRPYAASSFLSVAISRVFGSALSGKSRDRPELATTALPLRARLAVVPCRSGEDFLRRLFEPLGYEVSVEAHALDETVPDWGESPYFTVEISGLVRLRDLLSHLYVLVPVLDDDKHYWVGDDEVEKLLRRGEGWLTGHPEKEAITARYLKHQRSLARDALERLVEDEDPEVHDREEEAVEEKARLSGQRVGAVLAALKGAGARRVIDLGCGEGKLLRALFEDRGFGEIVGMDVSHRLLEAARRRLRLDELPDNQRGRLGLFQGSLTYRDERLSGFDAATLVEVVEHLDPHRLAAFERVVFEFARPRTVVLTTPNAEYNPLFEGLPAGEFRHRDHSFEWTREEFRAWAGGVCGRHGYAVRFVPVGPEDPRLGAPTQMGVFEVA, encoded by the coding sequence ATGATCTTGACCATTACCAACGAGCTTGCGCCCGCGACGGACCTCGGCTACCTGCTGCATAAGAACCCGGGGCGGGCGCAGGTGTTCGACCTGCCTTTCGGCAGGGCCCACGTGTTTTATCCGGAGAGTTCTCCGGAACGGTGTACGGCGGCGCTGCTGTTGGAGGTCGACCCTGTCGGGTTGGTGCGGGGGCGGGGTAGCACGTTGGGGCAGTACGTGAACGACAGGCCTTACGCCGCATCTTCGTTTTTGAGCGTGGCGATCTCGCGGGTGTTCGGGTCGGCGCTCTCGGGGAAGAGCCGGGACCGGCCGGAGCTGGCGACGACGGCTTTGCCGCTTCGGGCCAGGCTCGCGGTAGTACCGTGCAGGAGCGGGGAGGACTTTCTGCGGCGGCTGTTCGAGCCGCTCGGGTATGAGGTTTCGGTAGAAGCCCACGCGTTGGATGAGACGGTCCCCGATTGGGGGGAGAGCCCGTATTTTACGGTCGAGATCTCGGGCCTGGTCAGGCTGCGGGACCTCTTGAGCCACCTGTACGTCCTCGTGCCCGTGCTGGACGACGACAAGCACTACTGGGTGGGCGACGACGAGGTCGAGAAACTCCTGCGCCGCGGCGAGGGATGGCTGACGGGCCACCCGGAGAAAGAGGCCATCACGGCCCGTTATCTCAAGCACCAGCGGAGCCTCGCCCGCGACGCCCTGGAGAGGCTCGTGGAAGACGAAGATCCCGAGGTCCACGATCGTGAAGAGGAGGCCGTGGAGGAGAAGGCGCGGCTCTCCGGTCAGCGCGTTGGAGCGGTGCTGGCCGCGCTCAAGGGCGCCGGGGCCCGGCGGGTGATCGACCTCGGGTGCGGGGAGGGGAAGCTTTTGCGCGCGCTCTTCGAGGACAGGGGCTTCGGGGAGATCGTCGGGATGGACGTGTCGCACCGCCTGCTCGAGGCCGCCCGTCGCAGGCTGCGCCTGGACGAGTTGCCGGACAACCAGAGGGGGAGACTTGGTTTGTTCCAGGGTTCCCTCACCTACCGCGACGAACGCCTCTCCGGCTTCGACGCCGCCACGCTCGTCGAGGTCGTAGAACACCTCGACCCGCACCGCCTGGCCGCCTTCGAGCGGGTGGTCTTCGAGTTTGCCCGCCCGCGTACCGTGGTCCTGACGACGCCGAACGCGGAATACAACCCCCTGTTCGAAGGGCTACCGGCAGGCGAGTTCCGCCACAGGGACCACAGCTTCGAATGGACCAGGGAAGAGTTCCGCGCCTGGGCCGGGGGCGTGTGCGGGCGTCACGGGTACGCCGTGCGGTTCGTGCCCGTCGGGCCAGAAGATCCCAGGCTCGGCGCCCCGACCCAGATGGGGGTTTTCGAGGTTGCCTGA
- a CDS encoding polynucleotide kinase-phosphatase, which translates to MPERISIPNLCLVVLVGASGSGKSSFAREHFKPTEVLSSDFCRGLVSDDENDQTVTRDAFEVLRFIAAKRLAAGKLVVVDATNVQREARKPLVALAREHDVLPVAVVLDLPEKLCHERNRSRPDRNFGPHVVRNQTRQLHRSLKGLKREGFRHVTVLSSAEEVEAATVERRRLWTDRRDETGPFDIIGDVHGCLDELVELLEKLGYEVRGNEGEFEVTPPAGRRAIFLGDLVDRGPKTPDVLRLVMGMVESGAALCVPGNHDAKLVRALRGKNVQLKYGLAETLEQLGGEPPEFAERVDSFLDRLVSHYVLDGGDLVVAHAGLKEKFQGRASGRVRDFALFGETTGETDEFGLPVRFDWASGYRGKANVVYGHTPVPEAEWVNRTINIDTGCAFGGSLTALRYPERELVSVPACRTYYEPAKPFLPDDRDAAPRPYEDLLDIQDVLGKRIIGTKLQRNVTIREENAAAALEVMGRYAADPRWLVYLPPTMSPSDTSKKEGLLEHPSEALAYYRREGVSRVVCQEKHMGSRAIAVVCRDGEAAARRFGATDGAGILYTRTGRRFFDDRAMEEAVLERLRGAFTSAGMWEEFGTDWFCLDCEIMPWSVKAGDLIRDQYAAVGTAARASLSETIRSLETAADRGLDVTGLAERQRGRRDAAERYVEAYGRYAWPVRSVGDVRLAPFHLLASEGRVHLDRDHGWHIETLGKLCRENDGILVKTPHLTADTNNPEDEEKAIRWWEELTGSARGGEGMVVKPFDFVAKGRRGIAQPGVKCRGREYLRIIYGPEYTAPENLNRLRERNLSAKRSLALREFALGVEALERFVEREPLYRVHECVFGVLALESEPVDPRL; encoded by the coding sequence TTGCCTGAGAGAATATCCATCCCCAACCTCTGCCTGGTAGTCCTCGTCGGCGCCTCGGGCTCGGGCAAGTCGAGCTTCGCCAGAGAACACTTCAAACCGACGGAGGTCCTCTCCTCGGACTTCTGCCGCGGCCTCGTCTCCGATGACGAAAACGACCAGACGGTCACCAGGGACGCCTTCGAGGTGCTTCGTTTCATAGCCGCCAAACGCCTCGCCGCAGGCAAGCTCGTAGTCGTGGACGCCACGAACGTCCAGAGGGAGGCCCGCAAACCCCTGGTCGCGCTCGCCCGCGAGCACGACGTGTTGCCCGTCGCCGTCGTGCTCGACCTGCCGGAGAAGCTCTGCCACGAGCGGAACCGCTCCCGCCCGGACAGGAACTTCGGCCCCCACGTCGTCCGCAACCAGACGCGACAGCTCCACCGCTCGCTCAAGGGCCTCAAGCGCGAGGGTTTCCGCCACGTCACCGTCCTCTCCTCGGCGGAGGAGGTCGAAGCGGCGACCGTCGAGCGCAGGAGGTTGTGGACCGATCGCAGGGACGAGACGGGTCCCTTCGATATCATCGGGGACGTCCACGGGTGCCTCGACGAGCTGGTCGAGCTATTGGAGAAGCTCGGGTACGAAGTCAGGGGCAACGAAGGCGAGTTCGAGGTCACGCCCCCTGCGGGGCGGCGCGCGATCTTCCTCGGAGACCTCGTGGATCGCGGCCCGAAGACCCCCGATGTGCTGCGGCTGGTCATGGGCATGGTCGAATCCGGCGCGGCCCTCTGCGTCCCGGGCAACCACGACGCAAAACTCGTCCGCGCCCTCCGGGGCAAGAACGTCCAGCTGAAATACGGCCTCGCGGAGACGCTGGAACAACTCGGGGGCGAACCGCCGGAGTTCGCGGAAAGGGTCGACTCGTTCCTCGACAGGCTCGTCAGCCACTACGTCCTCGACGGCGGAGACCTCGTGGTCGCCCACGCCGGGTTAAAGGAGAAGTTCCAGGGGAGGGCGTCTGGGAGGGTCAGGGACTTCGCCCTCTTCGGCGAGACGACCGGCGAGACGGACGAGTTCGGCCTGCCGGTCCGCTTCGACTGGGCCTCCGGGTACAGGGGGAAGGCCAACGTCGTCTACGGTCACACGCCGGTCCCGGAGGCCGAATGGGTCAACCGCACCATCAACATAGACACCGGTTGCGCGTTCGGCGGCAGCTTGACCGCCCTGCGCTACCCCGAGAGGGAGCTCGTCTCCGTCCCGGCCTGCAGGACCTACTACGAGCCCGCGAAACCGTTCCTGCCGGACGACCGGGACGCCGCGCCGCGTCCCTACGAGGACCTCCTGGACATCCAGGACGTCCTCGGCAAGCGCATAATCGGCACGAAGCTCCAGCGGAACGTCACGATCCGGGAGGAGAACGCCGCCGCGGCCCTGGAGGTGATGGGCCGTTACGCGGCCGACCCGCGCTGGCTCGTCTACCTGCCCCCGACCATGTCCCCGTCCGATACCAGCAAGAAGGAAGGCCTGCTCGAGCACCCATCCGAGGCCCTCGCCTACTACCGACGCGAGGGGGTCTCGCGCGTGGTCTGCCAGGAGAAGCACATGGGCTCGCGCGCGATCGCCGTCGTCTGCCGCGACGGGGAGGCCGCCGCCCGCCGCTTCGGCGCCACCGACGGCGCCGGCATCCTCTACACCCGCACAGGAAGACGCTTCTTCGACGACAGGGCGATGGAGGAGGCCGTCCTCGAAAGGCTGCGGGGGGCGTTCACCTCTGCCGGCATGTGGGAGGAGTTCGGGACGGACTGGTTCTGCCTGGACTGTGAGATCATGCCCTGGTCCGTCAAGGCGGGGGACCTGATCCGGGACCAGTACGCCGCCGTCGGAACCGCGGCCCGCGCCTCCCTCTCGGAGACCATAAGGTCCCTCGAAACGGCGGCCGACCGCGGCCTGGACGTAACCGGCCTTGCGGAACGTCAGCGTGGACGCCGGGACGCCGCGGAACGCTACGTCGAGGCCTACGGGCGCTACGCCTGGCCGGTTCGTTCCGTGGGGGACGTGAGGCTCGCCCCGTTCCACCTGCTCGCCTCGGAGGGCAGGGTACACCTTGACCGGGATCACGGCTGGCACATCGAGACGCTCGGAAAGCTCTGCCGGGAGAACGACGGGATACTCGTAAAGACCCCCCATCTGACGGCCGATACCAATAACCCGGAGGACGAAGAGAAGGCGATCCGCTGGTGGGAGGAGTTGACGGGTTCCGCCCGCGGCGGCGAGGGCATGGTCGTCAAGCCGTTCGACTTCGTGGCGAAGGGCAGGCGCGGCATCGCCCAGCCGGGTGTCAAGTGCCGCGGACGCGAGTACCTCCGCATCATCTACGGCCCCGAATACACGGCTCCGGAGAACCTGAATAGGCTGAGGGAGCGCAACCTGTCCGCCAAGCGTTCGCTGGCCCTCAGGGAGTTCGCCCTCGGTGTCGAGGCTCTGGAGCGTTTCGTCGAGCGGGAGCCGCTCTACCGCGTCCACGAGTGCGTCTTCGGCGTACTCGCCCTCGAAAGCGAGCCCGTGGACCCGAGGCTTTGA